A region of the Sandaracinaceae bacterium genome:
GGCCACCACGGGGAGCTTCTCGGCCTGCTGCGTGGGCAGCAGGTCATTGATGCTGCGGACACGTCCATAGTTGGGTGGTTCGGTCGTGCGGCCAGCCTCGAGCTGGGCTTGGATGTCTGCCACCAAGGCGCGGTCCGGCAGGGCCATGGCGATGAACGACTGGTCGGTGGTGCCGCGCATCAGAGCGGACACACGCTTGTTGATCTGCCCGGCCCGCGAGGAGTCGGTCCGGTCGGAGCGCAGCTTGCGAAAGTCGTACTCGAGCGGGTCGTGGGCCACGGCATAGGCCACCGTCGCGAACGACGCGACGCCGAGGACGAGGGACACGAAGGCTATGAACCCCGGCCGGAAGCTGACGACGCGCCAGAAGAACGCGCCGAACACGTTGGTCTCACCCGCGAGGGTGGACACGGGCAACGGCCGGAAGCGCTCCCACATGGCCGTGGCGGCAGGCACCAACAGGAGCATCGCGGCCCACGCGAGCAACTGCCCGGCGCTGCCGATGATGCCGAAGTCATGGAAGCCACGGAAGTCCGTGGCGATGAGGGAGGCGTAGGCGGTGGCAGCCGTGGCAGCGGCCGCCAGCGTGCCCGCCCACGCACCCACGTGGGTGCGCTTCATGGCCTCGAGCACGGCGTGCCCCGCCCGACGCTCCTCGAAGTAGCGGGCCAGCCACATGATCATGGGGTTGACGCCGTTGCCGAAGACGATGCTGCCGAGGAACGCCGTGGACGTGTTGAGCGCACCCACCATGACCTGCGCATAGGCAAAGGTGACGAGCACCGGGACGATGAGCGACAAGCCGAGGATGGGGACCACCCGGGGGCGCCGAAAGAAGATGAGGATCGCGATCATGGAGAGCACGAGCGTGAGCCCACCGGCGACGGAGACCTCCTGGAGTATGGCGGCGTGCTCTTCCCGACTGACGATGACGTTTCCCGCGAGTTCGGCTGTGAGGTCCGGCCCGAAGGAGCTCACGTTGATGGCGTCGAGCTCGGCTTGAACCGCGCTGATGAGCGCGCCTGCCCCCTGGTTGTCGCCGCCGGTGAAGTCGCAGCGCACGAAGAACGCGCCGAGGTCGTGCTCGGGGGTGATGTAGAAACCACCCGGGTAGCGCTCGAGCCGTGCTTGGCTCTCCCGCGCGCGACCCTGCATGCGGGAGAGGATGACTTCCGGCGACTCGGGCTCCTCGTCGTCCAACATCACCATGAAGGGGTTGCGACGCATCTTCTCGTAGTCGACCCGCTCCTGCAGCGCGTCGCGGATCTCTTCGAGATCGTCGAGTGGCGCGTAGAGGTGCCGATGCTCGTAGACGAAGTCGTCGTAGGCTCCGAGGGTGTAGTCCACGCTGCGGATGCCGTACGCGTCGAGCGCGGCCATCCGCGGTGCTGCCGCGCGGATGAACCTCTGCATGCCCTCGAGGTC
Encoded here:
- a CDS encoding MMPL family transporter, which translates into the protein MKRFESFLARLAQFQYERAGLVLLIAVAISAGSLVLVRKLTLDTSFVALLPQNKPSVRDLETLGDRVGGLRTLTVAVQSPSGDLEGMQRFIRAAAPRMAALDAYGIRSVDYTLGAYDDFVYEHRHLYAPLDDLEEIRDALQERVDYEKMRRNPFMVMLDDEEPESPEVILSRMQGRARESQARLERYPGGFYITPEHDLGAFFVRCDFTGGDNQGAGALISAVQAELDAINVSSFGPDLTAELAGNVIVSREEHAAILQEVSVAGGLTLVLSMIAILIFFRRPRVVPILGLSLIVPVLVTFAYAQVMVGALNTSTAFLGSIVFGNGVNPMIMWLARYFEERRAGHAVLEAMKRTHVGAWAGTLAAAATAATAYASLIATDFRGFHDFGIIGSAGQLLAWAAMLLLVPAATAMWERFRPLPVSTLAGETNVFGAFFWRVVSFRPGFIAFVSLVLGVASFATVAYAVAHDPLEYDFRKLRSDRTDSSRAGQINKRVSALMRGTTDQSFIAMALPDRALVADIQAQLEAGRTTEPPNYGRVRSINDLLPTQQAEKLPVVAEIRELLVEARAFATEEQQARIDEHMPPEDLRAIGDADLPDEIALRFTERDGTRGRLIAIERARGVSIWDGRYLTRWARDIREIRLPDGSRPPLAGEATVFADLVDSIVEDAPRTIALSFALTVLLVSFSFRRWRDRLVTLGGLLLGISVMGASMAVLGLKINFLNFIAIPIAFGLGVEYAVNVVRRYVQEEAEGNPEAVRAAVAETGGAVILCSITTILGYITLHSSRNQAIQSFGDAGGISEVACISAAVLTIPATLLWLERRAQKRKAAARPAAASPTEPDPS